A single window of Toxotes jaculatrix isolate fToxJac2 chromosome 4, fToxJac2.pri, whole genome shotgun sequence DNA harbors:
- the LOC121180268 gene encoding zinc finger protein Aiolos-like isoform X5, with protein MSTDKNPEFTSPEGDGMDVCGDVADVKSQEEEEEREDSSFSENGMQCSEGVIKTESEEVEDNEQYLKPEKEREIVPKEEAEGASEDGMEEGFDGERTEEDDDEERDGEGDEEGDNLNEPQDLSLVDYPRFDSGALPDAHAAAAAAAAEGTAMAPRIQATGKLSCDICGLSCVSINVLLVHKRSHTGERPFHCTQCGASFTQKGNLLRHIKLHSGEKPFKCPMCSYACRRRDALSGHLRTHSVEKPFKCNHCSRSYKQRSSLEEHRERCHVYIQSKGPTERAEDSHTSRTQMGTERALLLDRLASNVAKRKSSMPQKFTGDNGVCLDLSFNRELVHQSDVKDPPPGSPGPDGHHQQQPILTGPDSDPTPSHRPYPIPLSRNDINPMGLTNGHKMGMSLLGLPHSAQPPLGMDSFHTDGSQMSQPAMYSLGHLLGGLNHQNGVPHPHAQPIPLPPKEALRVVWADGEAGTLPGAVYPCSHCRVIFLDYVMFTIHMGCHGFRDPLECNVCGHRSRDRYEFSSHIARGEHRLELK; from the exons atgagCACAGACAAAAATCCTGAATTTACCTCCCCAGAGGGAGACGGGATGG ACGTGTGCGGTGATGTTGCAGATGTGAAGtcgcaggaggaggaagaagagagggaggatagTTCATTCAGTGAGAATGGAATGCAGTGCTCTGAAG GTGTGATAAAGACTGAGTCTGAGGAAGTGGAAGATAATGAACAGTATCTCAagcctgaaaaagaaagagagattgTGCCAAAAGAGGAAGCCGAGGGGGCCAGTGAGGACGGGATGGAGGAAGGATTTGAtggggagaggacagaggaggatgatgacGAGGAGAGGGACGGGGAGGGGGATGAAGAGGGAGATAACCTGAATGAGCCGCAGGACCTGTCACTGGTGGACTACCCACGTTTTGACAGCGGGGCCCTGCCAGATGCTCacgcagcggcggcggcggcagctgCAGAAGGGACTGCAATGGCGCCCCGCATCCAGGCGACAGGCAAGCTCAGCTGTGACATCTGTGGCCTGTCCTGCGTCAGCATCAACGTACTGCTGGTGCACAAACGCAGCCACACGG GTGAGAGGCCATTCCACTGCACTCAGTGTGGGGCCTCCTTCACCCAGAAGGGAAACCTGCTTCGCCACATCAAACTGCACTCCGGGGAGAAGCCTTTCAAATGCCCCATGTGCAGCTACGCCTGCCGTCGACGTGACGCTCTGAGCGGGCACCTGCGCACCCATTCTG TAGAGAAGCCCTTCAAGTGCAACCACTGCAGTCGCAGCTACAAGCAGCGCAGCTCTCTcgaagagcacagagaaaggtGCCATGTGTACATTCAGAGCAAAGGCCCCACTGAGAGAG CAGAGGACAGCCACACATCCAGGACTCAGATGGGCACTGAGCGTGCTCTGCTGCTCGACAGGCTTGCCAGCAACGTAGCCAAACGGAAGAGTTCGATGCCACAGAAGTTCACCG GCGACAATGGTGTCTGCCTGGACCTGAGCTTTAACAGGGAGCTGGTCCACCAATCTGATGTCAAGGACCCTCCGCCGGGCTCCCCGGGGCCAGACGGCCACCATCAGCAACAACCAATCCTCACAGGCCCAGACAGCGACCCAACACCCTCCCACAGGCCCTACCCCATCCCATTAAGTCGCAACGACATTAACCCTATGGGCCTCACCAACGGCCATAAGATGGGCATGTCGCTGCTGGGCCTTCCTCACTCTGCTCAGCCACCCCTCGGCATGGACTCATTCCATACTGACGGCTCCCAGATGTCCCAACCCGCCATGTACAGCTTAGGGCACCTGCTGgggggactgaaccaccagAACGGTGTCCCTCACCCACACGCCCAGCCCATCCCCTTGCCACCAAAGGAAGCTTTGCGAGTGGTGTGGGCCGACGGGGAGGCGGGAACACTGCCTGGGGCAGTTTATCCCTGTAGCCACTGCAGGGTGATATTCCTGGACTACGTTATGTTCACCATCCACATGGGGTGCCACGGCTTCCGCGACCCGCTCGAGTGCAACGTGTGTGGTCACCGCAGCCGAGACCGTTACGAGTTCTCCTCCCACATAGCCCGAGGGGAGCACCGCCTAGAATTGAAGTAG
- the LOC121180268 gene encoding zinc finger protein Aiolos-like isoform X2 — MSTDKNPEFTSPEGDGMDVCGDVADVKSQEEEEEREDSSFSENGMQCSEGVTDPRVIKTESEEVEDNEQYLKPEKEREIVPKEEAEGASEDGMEEGFDGERTEEDDDEERDGEGDEEGDNLNEPQDLSLVDYPRFDSGALPDAHAAAAAAAAEGTAMAPRIQATGKLSCDICGLSCVSINVLLVHKRSHTGERPFHCTQCGASFTQKGNLLRHIKLHSGEKPFKCPMCSYACRRRDALSGHLRTHSVEKPFKCNHCSRSYKQRSSLEEHRERCHVYIQSKGPTEREDSHTSRTQMGTERALLLDRLASNVAKRKSSMPQKFTGDNGVCLDLSFNRELVHQSDVKDPPPGSPGPDGHHQQQPILTGPDSDPTPSHRPYPIPLSRNDINPMGLTNGHKMGMSLLGLPHSAQPPLGMDSFHTDGSQMSQPAMYSLGHLLGGLNHQNGVPHPHAQPIPLPPKEALRVVWADGEAGTLPGAVYPCSHCRVIFLDYVMFTIHMGCHGFRDPLECNVCGHRSRDRYEFSSHIARGEHRLELK; from the exons atgagCACAGACAAAAATCCTGAATTTACCTCCCCAGAGGGAGACGGGATGG ACGTGTGCGGTGATGTTGCAGATGTGAAGtcgcaggaggaggaagaagagagggaggatagTTCATTCAGTGAGAATGGAATGCAGTGCTCTGAAGGTGTGACGGATCCAC GTGTGATAAAGACTGAGTCTGAGGAAGTGGAAGATAATGAACAGTATCTCAagcctgaaaaagaaagagagattgTGCCAAAAGAGGAAGCCGAGGGGGCCAGTGAGGACGGGATGGAGGAAGGATTTGAtggggagaggacagaggaggatgatgacGAGGAGAGGGACGGGGAGGGGGATGAAGAGGGAGATAACCTGAATGAGCCGCAGGACCTGTCACTGGTGGACTACCCACGTTTTGACAGCGGGGCCCTGCCAGATGCTCacgcagcggcggcggcggcagctgCAGAAGGGACTGCAATGGCGCCCCGCATCCAGGCGACAGGCAAGCTCAGCTGTGACATCTGTGGCCTGTCCTGCGTCAGCATCAACGTACTGCTGGTGCACAAACGCAGCCACACGG GTGAGAGGCCATTCCACTGCACTCAGTGTGGGGCCTCCTTCACCCAGAAGGGAAACCTGCTTCGCCACATCAAACTGCACTCCGGGGAGAAGCCTTTCAAATGCCCCATGTGCAGCTACGCCTGCCGTCGACGTGACGCTCTGAGCGGGCACCTGCGCACCCATTCTG TAGAGAAGCCCTTCAAGTGCAACCACTGCAGTCGCAGCTACAAGCAGCGCAGCTCTCTcgaagagcacagagaaaggtGCCATGTGTACATTCAGAGCAAAGGCCCCACTGAGAGAG AGGACAGCCACACATCCAGGACTCAGATGGGCACTGAGCGTGCTCTGCTGCTCGACAGGCTTGCCAGCAACGTAGCCAAACGGAAGAGTTCGATGCCACAGAAGTTCACCG GCGACAATGGTGTCTGCCTGGACCTGAGCTTTAACAGGGAGCTGGTCCACCAATCTGATGTCAAGGACCCTCCGCCGGGCTCCCCGGGGCCAGACGGCCACCATCAGCAACAACCAATCCTCACAGGCCCAGACAGCGACCCAACACCCTCCCACAGGCCCTACCCCATCCCATTAAGTCGCAACGACATTAACCCTATGGGCCTCACCAACGGCCATAAGATGGGCATGTCGCTGCTGGGCCTTCCTCACTCTGCTCAGCCACCCCTCGGCATGGACTCATTCCATACTGACGGCTCCCAGATGTCCCAACCCGCCATGTACAGCTTAGGGCACCTGCTGgggggactgaaccaccagAACGGTGTCCCTCACCCACACGCCCAGCCCATCCCCTTGCCACCAAAGGAAGCTTTGCGAGTGGTGTGGGCCGACGGGGAGGCGGGAACACTGCCTGGGGCAGTTTATCCCTGTAGCCACTGCAGGGTGATATTCCTGGACTACGTTATGTTCACCATCCACATGGGGTGCCACGGCTTCCGCGACCCGCTCGAGTGCAACGTGTGTGGTCACCGCAGCCGAGACCGTTACGAGTTCTCCTCCCACATAGCCCGAGGGGAGCACCGCCTAGAATTGAAGTAG
- the LOC121180268 gene encoding zinc finger protein Aiolos-like isoform X1, whose amino-acid sequence MSTDKNPEFTSPEGDGMDVCGDVADVKSQEEEEEREDSSFSENGMQCSEGVTDPRVIKTESEEVEDNEQYLKPEKEREIVPKEEAEGASEDGMEEGFDGERTEEDDDEERDGEGDEEGDNLNEPQDLSLVDYPRFDSGALPDAHAAAAAAAAEGTAMAPRIQATGKLSCDICGLSCVSINVLLVHKRSHTGERPFHCTQCGASFTQKGNLLRHIKLHSGEKPFKCPMCSYACRRRDALSGHLRTHSVEKPFKCNHCSRSYKQRSSLEEHRERCHVYIQSKGPTERAEDSHTSRTQMGTERALLLDRLASNVAKRKSSMPQKFTGDNGVCLDLSFNRELVHQSDVKDPPPGSPGPDGHHQQQPILTGPDSDPTPSHRPYPIPLSRNDINPMGLTNGHKMGMSLLGLPHSAQPPLGMDSFHTDGSQMSQPAMYSLGHLLGGLNHQNGVPHPHAQPIPLPPKEALRVVWADGEAGTLPGAVYPCSHCRVIFLDYVMFTIHMGCHGFRDPLECNVCGHRSRDRYEFSSHIARGEHRLELK is encoded by the exons atgagCACAGACAAAAATCCTGAATTTACCTCCCCAGAGGGAGACGGGATGG ACGTGTGCGGTGATGTTGCAGATGTGAAGtcgcaggaggaggaagaagagagggaggatagTTCATTCAGTGAGAATGGAATGCAGTGCTCTGAAGGTGTGACGGATCCAC GTGTGATAAAGACTGAGTCTGAGGAAGTGGAAGATAATGAACAGTATCTCAagcctgaaaaagaaagagagattgTGCCAAAAGAGGAAGCCGAGGGGGCCAGTGAGGACGGGATGGAGGAAGGATTTGAtggggagaggacagaggaggatgatgacGAGGAGAGGGACGGGGAGGGGGATGAAGAGGGAGATAACCTGAATGAGCCGCAGGACCTGTCACTGGTGGACTACCCACGTTTTGACAGCGGGGCCCTGCCAGATGCTCacgcagcggcggcggcggcagctgCAGAAGGGACTGCAATGGCGCCCCGCATCCAGGCGACAGGCAAGCTCAGCTGTGACATCTGTGGCCTGTCCTGCGTCAGCATCAACGTACTGCTGGTGCACAAACGCAGCCACACGG GTGAGAGGCCATTCCACTGCACTCAGTGTGGGGCCTCCTTCACCCAGAAGGGAAACCTGCTTCGCCACATCAAACTGCACTCCGGGGAGAAGCCTTTCAAATGCCCCATGTGCAGCTACGCCTGCCGTCGACGTGACGCTCTGAGCGGGCACCTGCGCACCCATTCTG TAGAGAAGCCCTTCAAGTGCAACCACTGCAGTCGCAGCTACAAGCAGCGCAGCTCTCTcgaagagcacagagaaaggtGCCATGTGTACATTCAGAGCAAAGGCCCCACTGAGAGAG CAGAGGACAGCCACACATCCAGGACTCAGATGGGCACTGAGCGTGCTCTGCTGCTCGACAGGCTTGCCAGCAACGTAGCCAAACGGAAGAGTTCGATGCCACAGAAGTTCACCG GCGACAATGGTGTCTGCCTGGACCTGAGCTTTAACAGGGAGCTGGTCCACCAATCTGATGTCAAGGACCCTCCGCCGGGCTCCCCGGGGCCAGACGGCCACCATCAGCAACAACCAATCCTCACAGGCCCAGACAGCGACCCAACACCCTCCCACAGGCCCTACCCCATCCCATTAAGTCGCAACGACATTAACCCTATGGGCCTCACCAACGGCCATAAGATGGGCATGTCGCTGCTGGGCCTTCCTCACTCTGCTCAGCCACCCCTCGGCATGGACTCATTCCATACTGACGGCTCCCAGATGTCCCAACCCGCCATGTACAGCTTAGGGCACCTGCTGgggggactgaaccaccagAACGGTGTCCCTCACCCACACGCCCAGCCCATCCCCTTGCCACCAAAGGAAGCTTTGCGAGTGGTGTGGGCCGACGGGGAGGCGGGAACACTGCCTGGGGCAGTTTATCCCTGTAGCCACTGCAGGGTGATATTCCTGGACTACGTTATGTTCACCATCCACATGGGGTGCCACGGCTTCCGCGACCCGCTCGAGTGCAACGTGTGTGGTCACCGCAGCCGAGACCGTTACGAGTTCTCCTCCCACATAGCCCGAGGGGAGCACCGCCTAGAATTGAAGTAG
- the LOC121180268 gene encoding zinc finger protein Aiolos-like isoform X3: MSTDKNPEFTSPEGDGMDVCGDVADVKSQEEEEEREDSSFSENGMQCSEGVTDPRVIKTESEEVEDNEQYLKPEKEREIVPKEEAEGASEDGMEEGFDGERTEEDDDEERDGEGDEEGDNLNEPQDLSLVDYPRFDSGALPDAHAAAAAAAAEGTAMAPRIQATGKLSCDICGLSCVSINVLLVHKRSHTGERPFHCTQCGASFTQKGNLLRHIKLHSGEKPFKCPMCSYACRRRDALSGHLRTHSEKPFKCNHCSRSYKQRSSLEEHRERCHVYIQSKGPTERAEDSHTSRTQMGTERALLLDRLASNVAKRKSSMPQKFTGDNGVCLDLSFNRELVHQSDVKDPPPGSPGPDGHHQQQPILTGPDSDPTPSHRPYPIPLSRNDINPMGLTNGHKMGMSLLGLPHSAQPPLGMDSFHTDGSQMSQPAMYSLGHLLGGLNHQNGVPHPHAQPIPLPPKEALRVVWADGEAGTLPGAVYPCSHCRVIFLDYVMFTIHMGCHGFRDPLECNVCGHRSRDRYEFSSHIARGEHRLELK; the protein is encoded by the exons atgagCACAGACAAAAATCCTGAATTTACCTCCCCAGAGGGAGACGGGATGG ACGTGTGCGGTGATGTTGCAGATGTGAAGtcgcaggaggaggaagaagagagggaggatagTTCATTCAGTGAGAATGGAATGCAGTGCTCTGAAGGTGTGACGGATCCAC GTGTGATAAAGACTGAGTCTGAGGAAGTGGAAGATAATGAACAGTATCTCAagcctgaaaaagaaagagagattgTGCCAAAAGAGGAAGCCGAGGGGGCCAGTGAGGACGGGATGGAGGAAGGATTTGAtggggagaggacagaggaggatgatgacGAGGAGAGGGACGGGGAGGGGGATGAAGAGGGAGATAACCTGAATGAGCCGCAGGACCTGTCACTGGTGGACTACCCACGTTTTGACAGCGGGGCCCTGCCAGATGCTCacgcagcggcggcggcggcagctgCAGAAGGGACTGCAATGGCGCCCCGCATCCAGGCGACAGGCAAGCTCAGCTGTGACATCTGTGGCCTGTCCTGCGTCAGCATCAACGTACTGCTGGTGCACAAACGCAGCCACACGG GTGAGAGGCCATTCCACTGCACTCAGTGTGGGGCCTCCTTCACCCAGAAGGGAAACCTGCTTCGCCACATCAAACTGCACTCCGGGGAGAAGCCTTTCAAATGCCCCATGTGCAGCTACGCCTGCCGTCGACGTGACGCTCTGAGCGGGCACCTGCGCACCCATTCTG AGAAGCCCTTCAAGTGCAACCACTGCAGTCGCAGCTACAAGCAGCGCAGCTCTCTcgaagagcacagagaaaggtGCCATGTGTACATTCAGAGCAAAGGCCCCACTGAGAGAG CAGAGGACAGCCACACATCCAGGACTCAGATGGGCACTGAGCGTGCTCTGCTGCTCGACAGGCTTGCCAGCAACGTAGCCAAACGGAAGAGTTCGATGCCACAGAAGTTCACCG GCGACAATGGTGTCTGCCTGGACCTGAGCTTTAACAGGGAGCTGGTCCACCAATCTGATGTCAAGGACCCTCCGCCGGGCTCCCCGGGGCCAGACGGCCACCATCAGCAACAACCAATCCTCACAGGCCCAGACAGCGACCCAACACCCTCCCACAGGCCCTACCCCATCCCATTAAGTCGCAACGACATTAACCCTATGGGCCTCACCAACGGCCATAAGATGGGCATGTCGCTGCTGGGCCTTCCTCACTCTGCTCAGCCACCCCTCGGCATGGACTCATTCCATACTGACGGCTCCCAGATGTCCCAACCCGCCATGTACAGCTTAGGGCACCTGCTGgggggactgaaccaccagAACGGTGTCCCTCACCCACACGCCCAGCCCATCCCCTTGCCACCAAAGGAAGCTTTGCGAGTGGTGTGGGCCGACGGGGAGGCGGGAACACTGCCTGGGGCAGTTTATCCCTGTAGCCACTGCAGGGTGATATTCCTGGACTACGTTATGTTCACCATCCACATGGGGTGCCACGGCTTCCGCGACCCGCTCGAGTGCAACGTGTGTGGTCACCGCAGCCGAGACCGTTACGAGTTCTCCTCCCACATAGCCCGAGGGGAGCACCGCCTAGAATTGAAGTAG
- the LOC121180268 gene encoding zinc finger protein Aiolos-like isoform X4: protein MSTDKNPEFTSPEGDGMDVCGDVADVKSQEEEEEREDSSFSENGMQCSEGVTDPRVIKTESEEVEDNEQYLKPEKEREIVPKEEAEGASEDGMEEGFDGERTEEDDDEERDGEGDEEGDNLNEPQDLSLVDYPRFDSGALPDAHAAAAAAAAEGTAMAPRIQATGKLSCDICGLSCVSINVLLVHKRSHTGERPFHCTQCGASFTQKGNLLRHIKLHSGEKPFKCPMCSYACRRRDALSGHLRTHSEKPFKCNHCSRSYKQRSSLEEHRERCHVYIQSKGPTEREDSHTSRTQMGTERALLLDRLASNVAKRKSSMPQKFTGDNGVCLDLSFNRELVHQSDVKDPPPGSPGPDGHHQQQPILTGPDSDPTPSHRPYPIPLSRNDINPMGLTNGHKMGMSLLGLPHSAQPPLGMDSFHTDGSQMSQPAMYSLGHLLGGLNHQNGVPHPHAQPIPLPPKEALRVVWADGEAGTLPGAVYPCSHCRVIFLDYVMFTIHMGCHGFRDPLECNVCGHRSRDRYEFSSHIARGEHRLELK from the exons atgagCACAGACAAAAATCCTGAATTTACCTCCCCAGAGGGAGACGGGATGG ACGTGTGCGGTGATGTTGCAGATGTGAAGtcgcaggaggaggaagaagagagggaggatagTTCATTCAGTGAGAATGGAATGCAGTGCTCTGAAGGTGTGACGGATCCAC GTGTGATAAAGACTGAGTCTGAGGAAGTGGAAGATAATGAACAGTATCTCAagcctgaaaaagaaagagagattgTGCCAAAAGAGGAAGCCGAGGGGGCCAGTGAGGACGGGATGGAGGAAGGATTTGAtggggagaggacagaggaggatgatgacGAGGAGAGGGACGGGGAGGGGGATGAAGAGGGAGATAACCTGAATGAGCCGCAGGACCTGTCACTGGTGGACTACCCACGTTTTGACAGCGGGGCCCTGCCAGATGCTCacgcagcggcggcggcggcagctgCAGAAGGGACTGCAATGGCGCCCCGCATCCAGGCGACAGGCAAGCTCAGCTGTGACATCTGTGGCCTGTCCTGCGTCAGCATCAACGTACTGCTGGTGCACAAACGCAGCCACACGG GTGAGAGGCCATTCCACTGCACTCAGTGTGGGGCCTCCTTCACCCAGAAGGGAAACCTGCTTCGCCACATCAAACTGCACTCCGGGGAGAAGCCTTTCAAATGCCCCATGTGCAGCTACGCCTGCCGTCGACGTGACGCTCTGAGCGGGCACCTGCGCACCCATTCTG AGAAGCCCTTCAAGTGCAACCACTGCAGTCGCAGCTACAAGCAGCGCAGCTCTCTcgaagagcacagagaaaggtGCCATGTGTACATTCAGAGCAAAGGCCCCACTGAGAGAG AGGACAGCCACACATCCAGGACTCAGATGGGCACTGAGCGTGCTCTGCTGCTCGACAGGCTTGCCAGCAACGTAGCCAAACGGAAGAGTTCGATGCCACAGAAGTTCACCG GCGACAATGGTGTCTGCCTGGACCTGAGCTTTAACAGGGAGCTGGTCCACCAATCTGATGTCAAGGACCCTCCGCCGGGCTCCCCGGGGCCAGACGGCCACCATCAGCAACAACCAATCCTCACAGGCCCAGACAGCGACCCAACACCCTCCCACAGGCCCTACCCCATCCCATTAAGTCGCAACGACATTAACCCTATGGGCCTCACCAACGGCCATAAGATGGGCATGTCGCTGCTGGGCCTTCCTCACTCTGCTCAGCCACCCCTCGGCATGGACTCATTCCATACTGACGGCTCCCAGATGTCCCAACCCGCCATGTACAGCTTAGGGCACCTGCTGgggggactgaaccaccagAACGGTGTCCCTCACCCACACGCCCAGCCCATCCCCTTGCCACCAAAGGAAGCTTTGCGAGTGGTGTGGGCCGACGGGGAGGCGGGAACACTGCCTGGGGCAGTTTATCCCTGTAGCCACTGCAGGGTGATATTCCTGGACTACGTTATGTTCACCATCCACATGGGGTGCCACGGCTTCCGCGACCCGCTCGAGTGCAACGTGTGTGGTCACCGCAGCCGAGACCGTTACGAGTTCTCCTCCCACATAGCCCGAGGGGAGCACCGCCTAGAATTGAAGTAG